One genomic segment of Intestinimonas butyriciproducens includes these proteins:
- the rlmB gene encoding 23S rRNA (guanosine(2251)-2'-O)-methyltransferase RlmB, whose translation MREHRTGRPEPMAEADGIIEGRNAVIEALRAGTPIDKIYLARGETDAALGHIASTARGKGIVVVEADRRKLDGMSLTHSHQGVIAMAAVRAYATVDAILSAAREKGEPPLVVVCDELSDPHNLGAVIRTAECAGAHGIIIPKRRSAGLTAIVAKTSAGAVAHVPVARVPNLPALLKELKEEGLWVFGAEADGTTRLYDADLKGPAAIVIGSEGAGMGRLVAECCDFKVSIPMRGKLNSLNASAAAAILLYEAVRQRLG comes from the coding sequence ATGAGAGAACATCGGACGGGCCGGCCGGAGCCCATGGCGGAGGCCGACGGCATCATCGAAGGCCGCAACGCCGTGATCGAGGCGCTGCGGGCCGGGACCCCCATCGATAAGATCTATCTCGCCCGTGGAGAGACCGACGCGGCCTTGGGGCACATCGCCTCCACGGCAAGGGGCAAGGGCATTGTGGTGGTGGAGGCCGACCGGCGGAAGCTGGACGGCATGAGCCTCACCCACTCCCATCAGGGGGTCATCGCCATGGCCGCCGTTCGGGCGTATGCCACGGTGGATGCGATTCTCAGCGCCGCCCGTGAAAAGGGAGAACCCCCCCTGGTGGTGGTGTGCGATGAGCTCTCCGACCCCCACAACCTGGGGGCGGTCATCCGCACCGCGGAGTGCGCCGGCGCCCACGGCATCATCATCCCCAAGCGCCGCTCCGCCGGGCTCACCGCCATCGTGGCCAAGACTTCGGCGGGTGCGGTGGCCCACGTCCCGGTGGCCCGGGTGCCCAACCTGCCCGCCCTCCTCAAAGAGCTCAAGGAGGAGGGCCTGTGGGTCTTCGGCGCCGAGGCAGACGGTACCACCCGCCTCTATGACGCGGATCTGAAGGGTCCCGCCGCCATCGTCATCGGCAGCGAGGGCGCCGGAATGGGCCGTCTGGTGGCCGAGTGCTGCGATTTTAAGGTCAGTATCCCCATGCGGGGCAAGCTCAATTCCCTCAACGCCTCCGCCGCGGCCGCCATCCTGCTCTACGAGGCGGTCCGCCAGCGGCTG
- the ftsH gene encoding ATP-dependent zinc metalloprotease FtsH: MNQNSGGKGPSSNKNMMGIVSIILWALVITLMVNFLYTSMSTSKSTKISYSEFLQMVREDKVERVLLESNKYTIYPKGEKRPSASTPQETSQPEVTPIPGLENLEEVAGAVRSERGDGDTYYCAPIADDRLLDILDEHGVGYEAPYIEQLSPIIEFLLTWILPTVLMMVLLSFLFRNMSSKMGGGLGGVGKANAKVYVEKSTGVTFKDVAGQDEAKESMVEIIDILHNPQKYTEIGAKLPKGALLVGPPGTGKTLLAKAVAGEANVPFFSISGSDFVEMFVGVGASRVRDLFKEASKMAPCIIFIDEIDTIGKSRDNRLGGNDEREQTLNQLLAELDGFDPSKGVIVLGATNRPEVLDQALLRPGRFDRRITIDRPNLAGRLATLQVHTRRIKLAEDVDLRKIALATAGTVGADLANLVNEAALRAVRMGRKTVNQADLLASFEFVIAGSEKKNSVLTEFEKKLVAYHEVGHAMVAYKQKNAEPVQKITIVPHTEGSLGYTLLMPEEDKTNLRTRDELMAKITVSMGGRAAEEVVLNTMTNGASQDIQEATNIARNMVAMYGMSEEFGMMALGSVRNQYLDGGYGLDCAQETAARMDKAVKDLLDQCYGAAVALLRDNLEDMHKVVAYLLEKETITGGEMVAIIEGRDPTQVEDAYASTRAVPQGDEPPARKIHIFDGSQDAGETQEQESFPQGSDPGWPEPGKDDDEL; encoded by the coding sequence TTGAATCAGAACAGCGGCGGTAAGGGCCCCTCATCCAATAAGAATATGATGGGCATTGTCTCCATCATCCTCTGGGCTCTTGTGATTACTCTGATGGTGAACTTCCTGTACACCTCTATGTCGACCTCAAAATCCACCAAGATCAGCTACAGCGAGTTTCTCCAGATGGTGCGGGAGGACAAGGTGGAGCGGGTACTGCTGGAGAGCAACAAGTACACCATCTATCCCAAAGGGGAAAAAAGGCCTTCGGCGTCCACGCCTCAGGAAACCTCTCAGCCGGAGGTGACCCCGATACCGGGGCTGGAAAATCTGGAGGAGGTGGCCGGCGCCGTCCGGTCTGAGCGCGGGGACGGCGACACTTATTACTGCGCCCCCATCGCGGATGACCGGCTGCTGGACATCCTGGACGAGCACGGCGTGGGCTATGAGGCTCCCTATATTGAGCAGCTCTCCCCCATCATCGAGTTCCTGCTCACCTGGATCCTGCCCACGGTGCTGATGATGGTGCTCCTCTCCTTCCTCTTCCGGAACATGTCGTCCAAGATGGGCGGCGGTCTGGGCGGCGTGGGCAAGGCCAACGCCAAGGTCTACGTGGAGAAATCCACCGGCGTCACCTTTAAGGATGTGGCCGGTCAGGACGAGGCCAAGGAATCCATGGTGGAGATCATAGATATTCTCCACAACCCGCAGAAGTATACCGAGATCGGCGCCAAGCTGCCCAAGGGCGCGCTGCTGGTGGGCCCCCCGGGCACCGGCAAGACGCTGCTGGCCAAGGCCGTGGCCGGCGAGGCCAACGTCCCCTTCTTCTCCATCTCCGGCTCCGACTTTGTGGAGATGTTCGTGGGCGTGGGCGCCTCCCGGGTCCGGGACCTCTTCAAGGAGGCCAGCAAGATGGCCCCCTGCATCATCTTTATCGATGAGATCGACACCATCGGCAAGTCCCGGGACAACCGGCTGGGCGGCAACGATGAGCGGGAGCAGACCCTGAACCAGCTCCTGGCGGAGCTGGACGGCTTTGACCCCAGCAAGGGCGTCATCGTCCTGGGGGCCACCAACCGGCCCGAGGTGCTGGACCAGGCCCTGCTGCGTCCCGGGCGCTTCGACCGGCGCATTACCATCGACCGGCCCAATCTGGCCGGGCGGCTGGCCACGCTCCAGGTCCACACCCGGAGGATCAAGCTGGCCGAGGACGTGGACCTCCGAAAGATCGCCCTGGCCACCGCTGGCACTGTGGGCGCAGACCTTGCCAATCTGGTGAACGAGGCCGCCCTCCGGGCGGTGCGTATGGGCCGCAAGACGGTGAACCAGGCGGATCTGCTGGCCTCCTTTGAATTCGTCATCGCAGGCAGTGAAAAGAAGAATTCGGTGCTCACTGAGTTTGAGAAAAAGCTGGTGGCCTATCATGAGGTGGGCCACGCGATGGTGGCCTATAAGCAGAAGAACGCCGAGCCGGTGCAGAAGATCACCATCGTCCCCCACACCGAGGGCTCTCTGGGTTATACCCTGCTGATGCCCGAAGAGGATAAGACGAACCTGCGTACCAGGGATGAGCTGATGGCCAAGATCACCGTCTCCATGGGCGGGCGCGCCGCCGAAGAGGTGGTGCTGAACACCATGACCAACGGGGCCTCTCAGGACATCCAGGAGGCCACCAATATCGCCCGAAACATGGTGGCCATGTACGGCATGAGCGAGGAATTCGGCATGATGGCCCTGGGCTCCGTCCGCAATCAGTACCTGGACGGCGGCTATGGGCTGGACTGTGCCCAAGAGACCGCGGCTCGCATGGACAAGGCGGTCAAGGACCTGCTGGACCAGTGTTATGGGGCCGCTGTGGCGCTGCTCCGGGACAATCTGGAGGACATGCACAAGGTGGTGGCCTATCTGCTGGAGAAGGAGACCATCACCGGCGGAGAGATGGTGGCCATCATCGAGGGCCGGGACCCCACCCAGGTGGAGGACGCCTATGCTTCCACCCGGGCCGTGCCCCAGGGCGATGAGCCTCCCGCCAGAAAGATCCATATCTTTGACGGGAGCCAGGACGCGGGGGAAACGCAGGAGCAGGAGTCGTTCCCCCAGGGGAGCGACCCAGGCTGGCCGGAGCCCGGCAAGGACGACGATGAGCTCTGA
- a CDS encoding type IV pilus twitching motility protein PilT — protein sequence MSLNEILREAVQREASDVLLIAGLPVSYKVNGHICREGERLFPEHTRVLVEELYSLAARPIERFLETGDDDFSFALPGLSRFRVNALRQRGSLALVIRVVSFSLPDWRALGIPENVMAFANFPHGLVLFTGPAGSGKSTTLACLVDTINTTREAHVITIEDPLEYLHQHKKSVVTQRELYTDTRSYEAALRAALREAPDVILLGEMRDAETIKAAVTAAETGHLVISTLHTIGAANTVDRIVDTFPPEQQRQIRTQLALALEGVVSQQLLAAEGGTLIPAFEVMTVTPAVRNMIRESKAFQLDSVISTSGALGMITMDQSILELVRGGRVSRDTALRHASNPDWLEKRLSSL from the coding sequence ATGTCCCTCAACGAAATCCTCCGTGAAGCCGTCCAACGCGAGGCCTCCGACGTGTTGCTGATCGCCGGTCTGCCCGTGTCCTACAAGGTGAACGGCCATATCTGCAGGGAGGGGGAGCGCCTTTTTCCCGAACATACCCGGGTCCTGGTGGAGGAGCTCTATTCTCTGGCCGCGCGCCCCATAGAACGCTTTCTGGAGACCGGAGACGACGACTTTTCCTTCGCCCTCCCCGGCCTCTCCCGCTTCCGGGTCAACGCCCTCCGCCAGCGCGGCTCCCTGGCCCTGGTCATCCGGGTGGTGTCCTTTTCCCTCCCGGACTGGAGGGCGCTGGGCATCCCTGAAAACGTGATGGCCTTCGCCAACTTTCCCCACGGTCTGGTCCTCTTTACCGGTCCGGCGGGAAGCGGCAAGAGCACCACGCTGGCCTGTCTGGTGGACACCATCAACACCACCCGGGAGGCCCATGTCATCACCATCGAGGACCCTCTGGAGTACCTGCATCAGCACAAAAAGAGCGTGGTCACACAGAGGGAGCTCTACACCGATACCCGTTCCTATGAGGCCGCTCTCCGCGCCGCCCTGCGGGAGGCTCCCGACGTCATTCTCCTGGGGGAGATGCGGGATGCCGAGACCATCAAGGCCGCCGTGACCGCCGCCGAGACGGGGCATCTGGTCATCTCCACCCTCCACACCATCGGAGCTGCCAACACGGTGGACCGCATCGTGGACACCTTTCCGCCGGAGCAGCAGCGGCAGATCCGCACACAACTTGCCCTGGCGCTGGAGGGTGTGGTCTCCCAGCAGCTTCTCGCCGCCGAGGGCGGTACGCTGATTCCCGCCTTCGAGGTCATGACTGTGACCCCGGCGGTGCGGAACATGATCCGGGAGTCCAAGGCCTTTCAGTTGGACAGCGTCATCTCCACCTCCGGGGCGCTGGGAATGATCACCATGGACCAGAGCATCCTGGAACTGGTCCGGGGGGGCCGGGTCTCCCGGGACACCGCCCTCCGCCATGCGTCCAACCCGGACTGGCTGGAAAAACGGCTGAGCAGTCTTTGA
- a CDS encoding type IV pilus modification PilV family protein, whose translation MRTTPRSRLLLIELICDFIIFSLCAVVCVTLLSQARIMSRESSQLTEAVYIAQDAAERYRAGLPVYSSYFTDGTPDTSTLDPLLKSSVPEYSVSLSEEGALVQISVFSSFPMEDPVPLYTLTVRKEEAAS comes from the coding sequence GTGAGGACAACGCCCCGTTCCCGCCTTCTGCTCATTGAACTCATCTGCGACTTTATCATTTTCTCCCTGTGCGCCGTGGTCTGCGTCACACTGCTCTCTCAGGCCCGGATCATGAGCCGGGAGAGCTCCCAGCTCACAGAGGCGGTCTATATCGCCCAGGACGCCGCCGAACGCTATCGCGCCGGACTGCCCGTCTACAGCAGCTATTTTACAGATGGCACGCCGGATACCTCCACCCTTGACCCGTTACTGAAATCCTCGGTACCCGAGTACAGCGTCTCACTTTCCGAGGAGGGCGCTCTGGTGCAGATATCTGTCTTCTCCAGCTTTCCCATGGAAGATCCTGTGCCGCTTTACACCCTGACCGTGCGGAAGGAGGAGGCTGCCTCATGA
- a CDS encoding DUF4860 domain-containing protein produces MNGSHSALRSAAVFVLCGLFAVLAMGLALLSSGVYRSTTAESDRNFTRRTALSYLVNQIRQADGTGRVAVGTFGGSDALALTEHLDGTDYVTILYCLDGQLRELYTEAGSGLLPEDGIPVLDLQSLTLSSEDGLLTLTVTAPNGERATVSLSPRCGLREEVGAL; encoded by the coding sequence ATGAATGGTTCTCACAGCGCCCTGCGCTCCGCCGCCGTTTTTGTCCTGTGCGGCCTTTTTGCGGTGTTGGCCATGGGGCTTGCCCTCCTTTCCAGCGGCGTCTACCGCTCCACCACCGCTGAATCCGACCGGAACTTCACCCGCCGCACCGCTCTGAGCTATCTGGTGAATCAGATCCGTCAGGCGGATGGGACCGGCCGCGTGGCGGTGGGCACCTTCGGCGGTTCCGACGCGCTGGCCCTCACAGAGCATCTGGACGGTACCGACTACGTGACCATCCTCTACTGCCTGGACGGGCAGCTCCGGGAACTCTATACCGAGGCGGGCTCCGGCCTGCTGCCTGAGGACGGCATCCCTGTCCTAGATCTCCAGAGCCTGACCCTTTCCTCTGAGGACGGACTCCTCACCCTTACCGTTACGGCCCCGAACGGGGAGAGGGCCACGGTCTCACTGTCTCCCCGGTGCGGGCTCCGGGAGGAGGTGGGTGCGCTGTGA
- a CDS encoding type II secretion system F family protein: MNEQSSRTTRSLTADELSVLCWQLSLLSRAGVPWTECAGLLLEDGQPPRVKAALTRLQGPLSEGVPLSSAMEAAGTFPPYLLRMVEIGQLSGRLDQVLSALSDYYRRESATLDAIRRAVTYPAVMATLIALVFLVLVSRVLPVFSQVFSQLGAGLSPVAAALLSSGSTGQIIAYILSGLLLAGAVALLLFFRGERGVRLFSRGATVEAVARGRFSSAMALMLQSGLPLDEAMERTSELLEGSPLAERFLDCRRRVSEGASFPCAVEDAGVLTGLQAGLLAAGFRTGVSEEAMAELARRCQAEADERLSRLLSRFEYLLVIVLCAAVGLVLLSVMLPLLGVLSAIGG; this comes from the coding sequence ATGAACGAACAGAGTTCCAGGACAACCAGATCCCTCACCGCCGACGAGCTCTCCGTCCTGTGCTGGCAGCTCTCCCTGCTCAGCCGGGCGGGCGTCCCCTGGACGGAGTGCGCCGGCCTCCTGCTGGAGGACGGCCAGCCCCCCAGAGTGAAGGCGGCGCTCACCCGGCTGCAGGGGCCGCTCTCGGAAGGGGTCCCCCTCTCCAGCGCCATGGAGGCCGCCGGCACGTTTCCCCCCTATCTGCTCCGGATGGTGGAGATCGGCCAGCTCTCCGGCCGCTTGGACCAGGTGCTCTCCGCCCTCTCGGACTATTACCGGCGGGAATCCGCCACCCTGGACGCCATCCGCCGGGCGGTGACCTATCCCGCCGTCATGGCCACCCTGATCGCCCTAGTGTTCCTGGTGCTGGTCAGCCGGGTCCTGCCCGTCTTTTCCCAGGTATTTTCCCAATTGGGGGCCGGCCTTTCCCCGGTGGCCGCCGCGCTGCTGAGCTCCGGCTCCACCGGTCAGATCATCGCCTATATCCTCTCCGGCCTTCTGCTGGCGGGCGCGGTGGCGCTGCTCCTCTTTTTCCGCGGGGAGCGGGGCGTCCGCCTCTTTTCCCGGGGCGCCACGGTCGAGGCCGTGGCCCGCGGACGCTTTTCCTCCGCCATGGCCCTGATGCTCCAGAGCGGACTGCCCCTGGACGAGGCCATGGAGCGGACCTCCGAGCTGCTGGAGGGCTCCCCTCTGGCCGAACGGTTCCTGGACTGCCGCCGCCGTGTCTCGGAGGGAGCCTCTTTTCCCTGTGCGGTGGAGGACGCAGGCGTACTCACCGGTCTCCAGGCCGGGCTGCTCGCCGCCGGGTTCCGCACCGGCGTGTCTGAGGAGGCCATGGCCGAGCTGGCCCGGCGCTGCCAGGCCGAAGCCGATGAGCGCCTGAGCCGTCTGCTCTCCCGCTTTGAGTATCTTCTGGTCATCGTCCTGTGCGCGGCGGTGGGCCTGGTCCTCCTCTCCGTGATGCTCCCGCTGCTGGGGGTCCTCTCCGCCATTGGAGGCTGA
- a CDS encoding transglutaminase-like domain-containing protein, giving the protein MRHRFVHRAGTLALTLLMVALSTLMVGASGDRAKAEKASSLPEKEAVKTGVTIYSNAKASIDASNLSEGYLIVKYTGGKSVRIKVQITKSGGTTYTYDLNNAGTTETFPLTEGDGTYAVKVFENTSGTKYAQAYSTSVTMTLRNDFLPFLYPNQFVNYTSGSQTVSMAAELCKDKSGDLDKVTAVFDYVVDHFTYDYDKAATVQSGYLPDVDKVLEAKKGICFDYAAVMSAMLRSQNIPCKLVVGYAGEIYHAWINVYIEGVGWVDKVIYFDGENWTLMDPTFTSTGKRSNSIMKYVTDESNYSQKYAY; this is encoded by the coding sequence ATGAGACACAGATTTGTACACCGGGCCGGTACCCTGGCCCTGACGCTGCTGATGGTGGCCCTCTCCACCCTGATGGTGGGGGCTTCCGGGGACCGGGCCAAGGCGGAAAAGGCCTCCAGCCTCCCCGAAAAAGAGGCCGTCAAGACCGGCGTCACCATCTATTCCAACGCCAAGGCCAGCATAGACGCCTCCAATCTCTCGGAGGGCTACCTCATCGTAAAATACACCGGCGGCAAGAGCGTACGCATCAAGGTGCAGATCACCAAGTCCGGCGGCACCACCTACACCTATGACCTCAACAATGCCGGGACGACCGAGACCTTTCCGCTTACCGAGGGGGACGGCACCTATGCGGTGAAGGTCTTTGAGAACACCTCGGGCACCAAATACGCCCAGGCCTACTCCACCTCCGTGACCATGACCCTGCGCAACGATTTTCTCCCCTTCCTCTATCCCAACCAGTTTGTAAATTACACCTCCGGCTCTCAGACCGTGTCTATGGCCGCAGAACTGTGCAAGGACAAGAGCGGCGATCTGGACAAGGTGACGGCCGTTTTTGACTACGTGGTGGACCACTTCACTTATGACTATGACAAGGCCGCCACCGTGCAGAGCGGCTACCTCCCCGACGTGGACAAGGTGCTGGAGGCCAAGAAGGGCATCTGCTTTGACTACGCCGCTGTGATGTCGGCCATGCTCCGCAGCCAGAACATCCCCTGCAAGCTGGTGGTGGGCTATGCCGGGGAGATCTATCACGCCTGGATCAACGTGTACATTGAGGGCGTGGGCTGGGTGGACAAGGTGATCTATTTCGACGGGGAGAACTGGACCTTGATGGACCCCACCTTTACCTCCACCGGAAAGCGCAGCAACTCCATTATGAAATATGTCACCGACGAAAGCAACTACAGCCAGAAGTACGCCTATTAA
- a CDS encoding sortase → MKFRSKQFWVAVLVLCAAVCLIAALALLLPRGGQPVQPAPTPSPTAVPLPEPVPEGTPEPEPTASAIPEEVDGLPVGKWVITAERKAYVEDSLTLYLPAIQITRAVHDGTDAATLNRGVGLYEYAQLPGEGNRNVSLAGHRNGLDKNGNITDHAPFYYVDQLGEGDYLYLYDSQHVYRYLYDDTWVVEPDDWGPIATTGYSCITITSCTPIGISDHRIVVRGVLDEIFDYTRDFDFIAHVSEEETLS, encoded by the coding sequence ATGAAATTCCGTTCCAAACAGTTTTGGGTGGCCGTCCTGGTCCTATGCGCCGCGGTGTGCCTGATCGCCGCCCTGGCGCTGCTTCTGCCCCGCGGCGGCCAGCCGGTCCAGCCCGCGCCTACGCCCTCGCCCACCGCCGTCCCCCTGCCGGAGCCCGTACCGGAGGGCACGCCGGAACCGGAGCCTACCGCATCCGCCATCCCGGAGGAGGTGGACGGTCTGCCAGTAGGGAAGTGGGTCATCACGGCGGAGCGCAAGGCCTATGTGGAGGACAGCCTGACCCTGTATCTTCCGGCGATCCAAATTACCCGGGCCGTCCACGACGGCACCGACGCTGCCACCCTGAACCGGGGTGTGGGGCTCTATGAGTATGCCCAGCTGCCTGGAGAGGGCAACCGGAACGTCTCCCTGGCGGGCCACCGGAACGGCCTAGACAAAAACGGGAACATCACGGACCACGCCCCTTTTTACTATGTGGATCAGCTGGGGGAAGGAGATTATCTCTACCTCTACGACAGCCAGCACGTTTACCGCTATCTCTATGACGACACCTGGGTGGTGGAGCCCGACGACTGGGGGCCCATCGCCACCACCGGCTATTCCTGCATCACCATCACCTCCTGCACACCCATCGGCATTTCCGACCACCGCATCGTGGTACGGGGCGTGCTGGATGAAATTTTTGACTACACCAGAGACTTTGATTTCATTGCCCATGTTTCAGAGGAGGAAACCCTTTCATGA
- a CDS encoding BTAD domain-containing putative transcriptional regulator, protein MKKSAEPSVYAGTVLISLLGGFSLEMNGATLTDDINRSLKLWSVLAYLVLHRNRPVPQSEFIELFWPEDNSSNPVNALKTLLYRIRAMLEPLFGPEIQPILAQRGAYSWNPAVTCELDADRFEALCFQASNEDLPDAARIELYRQAVALYQGDLLPKLNHQMWLIPLSVHYHTLYLEAVKALAALLDRAELFDEMQLVCQRASSLDNLDEGLHTLIVRSLLRQGKDAAALDHYEKATDLLYRNLGVRPSEELRALYTEIMATEKTLETDLGAIMADLKETAARPGAFVCEYGFFREAYRLEVRRAVRSGACVHLCLITVSLPDGSVPPLKVLSSTMEQLQDVLVRSLRRGDVVSKFSGAQFVVMLPAANFEDSNMVMDRVVNAFYQQHRRNFLKLTVRVRELELG, encoded by the coding sequence ATGAAAAAGTCCGCCGAGCCCTCGGTCTACGCTGGTACCGTGTTGATTTCTCTGCTGGGCGGCTTCTCTCTGGAGATGAATGGCGCGACCCTGACGGATGATATCAATCGCTCCCTGAAGCTGTGGAGCGTCCTGGCCTACCTTGTCCTGCATCGGAACCGTCCTGTGCCCCAGTCGGAATTTATCGAGCTCTTCTGGCCGGAGGACAACAGCTCCAATCCGGTCAATGCGCTCAAGACCCTTCTGTACCGGATCCGCGCCATGCTGGAGCCCCTCTTTGGCCCCGAGATCCAACCCATCCTGGCCCAGCGGGGGGCTTACTCCTGGAACCCTGCGGTGACCTGTGAGCTGGACGCCGACCGGTTCGAGGCCCTCTGCTTTCAGGCCTCCAACGAAGATCTGCCCGACGCCGCACGCATAGAACTCTACCGGCAGGCGGTGGCCCTTTATCAGGGCGATCTGCTGCCCAAGCTAAACCATCAGATGTGGCTGATCCCTCTCTCGGTCCATTATCATACGCTGTACCTAGAGGCCGTGAAGGCCCTGGCCGCCCTACTGGACCGCGCCGAGCTCTTCGACGAGATGCAGCTCGTCTGCCAGCGGGCCAGCAGTCTGGACAATCTGGACGAGGGCCTTCACACCCTGATCGTCCGTTCTCTCCTCCGGCAGGGCAAGGACGCCGCCGCCCTGGATCACTATGAGAAGGCCACCGACCTTCTCTACCGCAATCTGGGAGTGCGTCCCTCGGAGGAGCTGCGCGCGCTCTACACGGAGATCATGGCCACGGAAAAGACCCTTGAGACCGATCTGGGGGCCATTATGGCCGATCTGAAGGAGACCGCCGCCCGGCCCGGCGCCTTTGTCTGTGAATACGGTTTTTTCCGGGAGGCCTACCGGCTGGAGGTCCGCAGGGCCGTCCGCAGCGGCGCCTGCGTCCACCTGTGCCTGATCACCGTCTCCCTGCCGGACGGGAGCGTACCGCCCCTCAAGGTCCTCTCCTCCACCATGGAGCAGCTTCAGGACGTGCTGGTCCGCAGCCTGCGCAGGGGCGACGTGGTTTCCAAATTCAGCGGGGCTCAGTTTGTCGTCATGCTGCCCGCCGCCAACTTTGAGGACAGCAACATGGTCATGGATCGGGTGGTCAACGCATTTTACCAGCAGCATCGGCGTAACTTCCTGAAGCTGACCGTCCGCGTCCGGGAATTGGAGCTGGGCTGA
- a CDS encoding DUF1294 domain-containing protein: protein MRAWLAAHWAVVGLWVLFLSAVDFALMGVDKWKAKRDAWRIPELTLWAFALLGGAPGGYLGMRCFHHKTRHWYFKFGFPVLAVLDLAGLVWLALG from the coding sequence ATGCGGGCGTGGTTGGCGGCCCACTGGGCGGTGGTGGGGCTCTGGGTGCTTTTCCTGAGCGCTGTGGATTTCGCCCTCATGGGAGTGGATAAGTGGAAGGCGAAGCGGGATGCCTGGAGGATCCCGGAGCTCACCCTCTGGGCCTTTGCCCTGCTGGGCGGCGCGCCGGGCGGGTATTTGGGCATGCGCTGCTTCCACCACAAGACGCGGCATTGGTATTTCAAATTTGGATTTCCTGTTCTGGCGGTCCTGGACCTGGCCGGACTGGTTTGGCTGGCGCTGGGGTAG
- a CDS encoding lipoprotein → MKKIISLMLAVVMIVTLTACSSKTKDIEGTITGYVQVEEYTKPLVVIESNGKTYYLALVGNPIAYNHDEDAGLLTAIQNGEITDIKVSIDEAEKGKTLEIDGEKVTVWQSHQIYQVE, encoded by the coding sequence ATGAAGAAAATAATTTCCTTAATGCTTGCTGTAGTTATGATTGTAACCCTTACTGCTTGCTCAAGCAAAACAAAGGACATAGAGGGAACAATAACAGGTTATGTACAAGTTGAGGAGTACACTAAGCCTTTAGTAGTAATTGAAAGCAACGGAAAAACTTATTATTTGGCACTTGTAGGAAATCCTATAGCCTATAATCACGATGAAGATGCAGGCCTTCTTACAGCAATTCAAAACGGAGAAATAACCGATATCAAGGTTAGTATTGATGAAGCAGAAAAGGGAAAGACGCTTGAAATAGACGGTGAAAAAGTAACTGTTTGGCAGTCTCATCAGATTTACCAAGTGGAGTAA
- a CDS encoding cold-shock protein — protein MYQGTVKWFNAEKGFGFISNDDGGEDVFVHFSAIQTDGYRQLAEGQKVTFDTEPDPRGNRGLRAVNVIPG, from the coding sequence ATGTATCAGGGTACTGTGAAGTGGTTTAATGCGGAGAAGGGCTTCGGCTTCATCTCCAATGACGATGGCGGCGAGGACGTGTTCGTCCACTTTTCCGCCATTCAGACGGATGGCTACCGCCAGCTCGCCGAGGGTCAGAAGGTCACCTTTGACACGGAGCCTGATCCCCGTGGGAACCGGGGCCTGCGCGCCGTGAACGTGATCCCCGGCTGA
- a CDS encoding MBL fold metallo-hydrolase, which yields MRVTVLMENTAPEGLLCEHGLSLVIEHEGHSILLDAGSSAALLDNAARLGVDLSRVDAAVLSHGHYDHSGGFCAFFQRNPSAPLYLREEAAQPSYVLRGDARKYLGVPQELLSHGARLHYVTARTELFPGVWLLPHNTPGLESRGERVHMYRQTGSGLSPDDFAHEQSLVFVTTSGLILFSSCSHAGADTVTEEAMAAFPGLPVRAFLGGFHLMGASGAASLGVPPEEAAALGRRLLELGIGEIWTGHCTGTPAFELMRPVLGERLHALSTGSVVEL from the coding sequence GTGCGGGTAACGGTCCTGATGGAGAACACCGCCCCGGAGGGGCTCCTCTGTGAGCACGGTCTCTCCCTCGTGATTGAGCACGAGGGACACAGCATCCTGCTGGACGCCGGCTCTTCCGCCGCCCTGCTGGACAACGCCGCCCGGTTGGGCGTCGATCTGTCCCGTGTGGACGCCGCCGTCCTCTCCCACGGGCACTACGACCACTCCGGCGGCTTCTGCGCCTTTTTCCAGCGCAACCCCTCCGCGCCCCTCTATCTGCGGGAGGAGGCCGCGCAGCCCAGCTATGTCCTGCGGGGCGACGCCAGAAAATATCTGGGCGTGCCCCAGGAGCTCCTCTCCCACGGAGCGCGGCTTCACTATGTCACGGCGCGCACCGAGCTTTTTCCCGGCGTCTGGCTCCTGCCCCACAATACGCCGGGCCTGGAGAGCCGGGGAGAGCGGGTGCATATGTACCGCCAAACCGGGTCCGGGCTGAGCCCTGACGACTTTGCCCACGAGCAGAGTCTGGTCTTCGTCACCACCTCCGGCCTGATCCTTTTCAGCAGCTGTTCCCACGCCGGAGCGGATACGGTGACGGAGGAGGCCATGGCCGCCTTCCCGGGCCTCCCTGTCCGGGCCTTTCTGGGCGGCTTCCATCTGATGGGCGCCTCCGGCGCCGCCTCCCTGGGGGTGCCGCCGGAGGAGGCGGCCGCTTTGGGCCGGCGGCTCCTGGAGCTGGGAATCGGTGAGATCTGGACCGGACACTGTACCGGCACCCCCGCCTTCGAGCTGATGCGCCCCGTGCTGGGGGAGCGGCTCCACGCGCTCTCCACAGGCTCGGTGGTAGAGCTCTGA